One segment of Ziziphus jujuba cultivar Dongzao chromosome 12, ASM3175591v1 DNA contains the following:
- the LOC107404713 gene encoding D-aminoacyl-tRNA deacylase isoform X2: protein MLWAKTNGLRALQFPICAVSLPFIHCSSTIATTTAKPNPNTNTNTKEKLRKMVTLMVATSIDPASINPANALLAMPGWNSGPPFQDMKSFANGGVRVVIHGESIVKEDNLDSRWEEATGEVVDEVIFFSKHTAVSNRPALTVHPIGVPHLREGDVPPQGGKPGWAAPPSPRIGPWLRLLKKIAESHNLVPEFEITLEGTHHGPVTNKPTMFLEIGSTEDYWKRQDAAQVMALLVWEGLGLGGGAAVGNWSSDKNKVLLGIGGGHYAPRHMDIVLKDGVWVGHLLSGYSIPMEDPAQSKGEGNAKVINGTWREAIKAAFEATRVAFPGGEILAHLDQKSFKSWQKNAIISFLGEQNIKIGKPNDFY from the exons ATGCTGTGGGCAAAAACAAATGGCCTACGCGCTCTTCAATTTCCCATTTGCGCAGTTTCTCTTCCATTTATTCATTGTAGTAGTACCATAGCCACCACAACAGCAAAACCAAAcccaaacacaaacacaaacacGAAAGAGAAACTGAGAAAGATGGTGACTTTAATGGTGGCTACGAGTATTGATCCAGCCTCCATCAACCCAGCAAATGCTCTCCTAGCCATGCCCGGATGGAACTCCGGCCCTCCCTTTCAG gataTGAAAAGCTTCGCTAATGGAGGAGTGAGGGTGGTAATACACGGAGAGAGCATAGTGAAAGAGGATAACTTGGACAGCCGCTGGGAGGAGGCTACCGGTGAGGTCGTCGACGAAGTCATCTTCTTTAGCAAACACACCGCCGTTTCCAACCGACCAGCTCTCACCGTCCACCCCATTG GGGTTCCCCATTTGAGAGAAGGGGATGTTCCGCCTCAGGGTGGGAAGCCTGGATGGGCTGCACCGCCAAGTCCTCGAATAGGGCCGTGGCTCAgacttttgaagaaaattgCAGAATCTCATAATCTAGTTCCTGAGTTtgag ATTACTTTGGAGGGTACTCATCATGGACCAGTGACAAATAAGCCTACTATGTTTCTGGAGATTG GTAGTACAGAAGATTACTGGAAGAGGCAGGATGCAGCTCAAGTTATGGCTCTA CTAGTGTGGGAGGGACTTGGACTTGGAGGGGGAGCTGCTGTGGGGAACTGGAGCAG TGATAAGAACAAAGTCCTTCTTGGAATAGGCGGTGGGCATTACGCACCTCGGCACATGGACATTGTTCT CAAAGATGGTGTTTGGGTGGGCCATCTACTCTCAGGATATTCTATACCAATGGAAGATCCAGCCCAGTCAAAAGGAGAGGGTAATGCAAAAGTTATCAATGGGACATGGAGAGAAGCAATCAAAGCTGCCTTTGAGGCTACAAGAGTGGCCTTCCCTGGTGGAGAAATTCTAGCCCATCTTGATCAAAA GAGTTTCAAGAGCTGGCAAAAGAATGCAATTATAAGTTTCTTAGGCGAGCAGAACATTAAAATTGGAAAGCCAAATGATTTCTACTGA
- the LOC107404713 gene encoding D-aminoacyl-tRNA deacylase isoform X1, producing MLWAKTNGLRALQFPICAVSLPFIHCSSTIATTTAKPNPNTNTNTKEKLRKMVTLMVATSIDPASINPANALLAMPGWNSGPPFQDMKSFANGGVRVVIHGESIVKEDNLDSRWEEATGEVVDEVIFFSKHTAVSNRPALTVHPIGVPHLREGDVPPQGGKPGWAAPPSPRIGPWLRLLKKIAESHNLVPEFEITLEGTHHGPVTNKPTMFLEIGSTEDYWKRQDAAQVMALLVWEGLGLGGGAAVGNWSRDSDKNKVLLGIGGGHYAPRHMDIVLKDGVWVGHLLSGYSIPMEDPAQSKGEGNAKVINGTWREAIKAAFEATRVAFPGGEILAHLDQKSFKSWQKNAIISFLGEQNIKIGKPNDFY from the exons ATGCTGTGGGCAAAAACAAATGGCCTACGCGCTCTTCAATTTCCCATTTGCGCAGTTTCTCTTCCATTTATTCATTGTAGTAGTACCATAGCCACCACAACAGCAAAACCAAAcccaaacacaaacacaaacacGAAAGAGAAACTGAGAAAGATGGTGACTTTAATGGTGGCTACGAGTATTGATCCAGCCTCCATCAACCCAGCAAATGCTCTCCTAGCCATGCCCGGATGGAACTCCGGCCCTCCCTTTCAG gataTGAAAAGCTTCGCTAATGGAGGAGTGAGGGTGGTAATACACGGAGAGAGCATAGTGAAAGAGGATAACTTGGACAGCCGCTGGGAGGAGGCTACCGGTGAGGTCGTCGACGAAGTCATCTTCTTTAGCAAACACACCGCCGTTTCCAACCGACCAGCTCTCACCGTCCACCCCATTG GGGTTCCCCATTTGAGAGAAGGGGATGTTCCGCCTCAGGGTGGGAAGCCTGGATGGGCTGCACCGCCAAGTCCTCGAATAGGGCCGTGGCTCAgacttttgaagaaaattgCAGAATCTCATAATCTAGTTCCTGAGTTtgag ATTACTTTGGAGGGTACTCATCATGGACCAGTGACAAATAAGCCTACTATGTTTCTGGAGATTG GTAGTACAGAAGATTACTGGAAGAGGCAGGATGCAGCTCAAGTTATGGCTCTA CTAGTGTGGGAGGGACTTGGACTTGGAGGGGGAGCTGCTGTGGGGAACTGGAGCAG GGACAGTGATAAGAACAAAGTCCTTCTTGGAATAGGCGGTGGGCATTACGCACCTCGGCACATGGACATTGTTCT CAAAGATGGTGTTTGGGTGGGCCATCTACTCTCAGGATATTCTATACCAATGGAAGATCCAGCCCAGTCAAAAGGAGAGGGTAATGCAAAAGTTATCAATGGGACATGGAGAGAAGCAATCAAAGCTGCCTTTGAGGCTACAAGAGTGGCCTTCCCTGGTGGAGAAATTCTAGCCCATCTTGATCAAAA GAGTTTCAAGAGCTGGCAAAAGAATGCAATTATAAGTTTCTTAGGCGAGCAGAACATTAAAATTGGAAAGCCAAATGATTTCTACTGA